The genomic region GCGTCGACGTGGTGCTCAACAGCCTGACCAGCGAAGGGTTCATCGAGGCAACGCTGCGTGCCACCGCCCAGAACGGCCGCTTCGCCGAGATCGCCAAGCGCGACATCTGGACGCATGCGCAGATGGCCGAGGCCCGATCCGACATCGCCTACGAGATCGTCGCGTTGGACACGGTGATGTTCACCGAACCCGATCGCATTCGCGACTTGCTCACCGAGGTGTCGCAGGGTCTTGCCAATGGCGAGTGGACACCACTGCCCGCCGAGATCTACCCGCTGACCGAGGCGAGGGCCGCATTCCGCCGGATGCAGCAGGCACGCCACATCGGGAAGATCGTGTGCCAGATTCCGAATCCGCTCACACCACGGGCGGACCGGAGCTACCTGATCACGGGCGGTCTCGGCGCGATCGGTCTGCACACGGCGTCGCACCTGGCCCAACTCGGCGCCGGTGACATCGTGCTGAGCAGCCGGCGCGCGCCCGACGCGGACGCACAACGGACGATCGAGGAGATCGCCGAGCGCCACAAGTGCCGCGTCCACGTGTTCACGGCCGATGTGGGCGATGAGTCCGAGGTCGCGAAGCTGCTGGAGCGAATCCGCGCGGAGTTGTCGCCTCTGGCCGGAGTGGTACATCTGGCGGGCGTGCTCGACGATGCCCTGCTATCGCAGCAGAGCCTGGAGCGATTCCGAACGACCCTGGCACCCAAGGCGTTCGGCGCGTGCCACCTGGACCGGTTGACCAAGGGCGACGAGCTGGACTTCTTCATCGTGTCGTCCTCGGTGTCCAGCCTGTTCGGGTCACCGGGGCAGTCCAACTACGCGACTGCCAACGCACTGCTCGACGGCCTGGTCGCACAGCGACGGGCACAGGGTCTGCCCGCCACCGGCGTCAACTTCGGCCCCTGGGCGCAGGGCGGCATGGCCTCCTCGGAGGCCGCGAGCGCCAATATCGGTGCGCAGGGCCTGATTCCGCTCGACCCCTCGGCTGCGCTGAGCGCACTCGCCGAGGTCGTCGCCAACGGAACCGGCCAGGCCGCAGTCATCAAGGCCAACTGGGCGCGTGCCGCGAAGGTGCTGGGCAGCTCGCGGCCACCGATTCTGGACCTCGTGTTGCCGAGTGCCGTTGGCGAGGTGACCGGGGACAGCGAGCTGCTCAAGCAGCTGCAGGAGATCCCGGTCTCGCAGCGCGCTGGCTTCGTCACCGAGTTCCTCGCGCGAGAGGTGCAGAACTTCCTGCGGTTGGCATCACCGCCCGCCGCAACCAGTCGGTTCCTGGACCTCGGCACGGATTCCCTGATGGCGATCGAACTCCGCAACCGGCTGCACAGTCAGTTCGGCGGCGCGTTCACGATCAATGCGACCGCGGTGTTCGACTATCCGACCATCGGTGGGCTCGCCGAGTATCTGGTGGGTCAGCTGCCCGACACCGAGCCGCCGGCCGCGGAGGGGGCCTCCTAGGCCCAGCGGGTGGCTTCGACCTCGTCGGGCAGCGGGGTGTGCAGCGGGACGTCGAGACCGTCGTAGATACCGGGCTTCTGGGTGGCCAGCCACTCGATGGCGCCGAGGAGGCGGTTGGCGGCGGTGGTGTTACCGCCGTCGGCGCGCGTGCCGCCGGGGACGTCGGCGCGGCTGAGGATCGTCAGCTGCGGGTCGCCGTCGATGATGACGCGGTGGTCGCCGACGCCCTCGTCGGGCTGCGGCCATTCCGGCGCACACGCCGGGTCGATGCGGGTGATGTGCTCGATGATGACGCGCTGCTTGCCGCCTGACCATCCGATGACCTTCAGGAAGAAGGCACCCTGGGTGCCCTTCTCGAAGTGACCCATGACGTTGTCGACCGACTCCTCAAGGGGCAGCCGCTCGACCTCCTCGGTGATCTCGTCGATCTCCATGCCCAGCCCACGGCCGATGAGGCGGACGTTGCCGCCCCACACCATGGTCGGGATGGACGGCAGCAGCATCATCGGCACCTCGTCCATGGAGCCGCCGAACCCGCACGACACCCGAACCGCGTAGGGCTGGTCGTAGGTGGAGTAGTCGAAGATCTCCTGGCAGCGGATGGTCTGGATCCGGGTGCACAGGCCCGCGGCCATCACGGCAAGCGCGTCATTGCCCCAGCCGGGGTCGACACCACTGACCAGCAGCGTGGACCCGCCCTCCTCGGCAGCGGCGGTGAGTCGGTCGACCCACTCCTGCGGCGCCGAGCGCGGATCGTAGAGCGAGTAGAGAGACGGCGTCACGACGAGCGCGCCCGCGCGCAGGCACCTCTCGATGTCGGTGATCGCGTCATCGGGGCGGATGTCACCGGACGCCATGTAGGCGACGGCGTCAGCATTGGCCAGTGCGGCGTCGACGTCGGTTGTGGCCGTGACTCCCGTTGGCGAGTCGAGGCCGGCGAACGTCGCGGCGTCCTTGCCCTCCTTGTCAGGCGACGAGGTGATGACACCCGTCAACTCCAGGCCCGGAAAAGCCACCGCCGACCGGATTGCAGTCGACCCCATATTGCCCGTACCCCACACCGCTACGCGTCGCATTCGGTCACAATAACGGGCGTGCCACGGGCCTTCGTGGCGGACATCACATTCCGGCGAATCCGCAGCTCAAGGCGGTCATTTGGCGGTCCCGCCAGCCCCCATCAACCACTTGGTTAGTTAGCTGGCAGAAATTTGCTCGAGATCACTTTGCGCGGAAGTTACTCGGCGGTATAGTTGAGCACAGTTACTGGTGGGTAACTTAGCCCAAGTACCCAACCACATACGGCATTCTCAACGAGGAGACAGAGTGAGCCACTACAAGAGCAACGTCCGTGACCAGGTGTTCAACCTTTTCGAGGTCTTCGGCGTCGACAAGGCACTCGGCCAGGGCGAGTACACCGATCTGGACGCCGACACGGCCCGCGAGATGATCAACGAGATGGCCCGCCTCGCCGAGGGCCCGATCGCCGCGTCGTTCGCCGATGGTGACCGCAACCCGCCGATCTTCGACCCCGCGACGCACACCGTCAAGCTGCCCGAGTCGTTCAAGAAGTCGGTACGCGCGGCGATCGACGGCGGCTGGGACAAGGTCGGGCTCGACGAGGAGCTCGGCGGCGTGCCCGCCCCCAAGGCGCTGCTGTGGGCGCTCAACGAGCACATCCTTGGCGCCAACCCCGCGGTCTGGATGTACGCCGGTGGCGCGGGCTTCGCGCAGATCTTCGCGCACAACGGAACCGAGGAGCAGAAGAAGTGGGCCGCCATCGCCGCGAACAGCGGTTGGGGCGCCACCATGGTGCTGACCGAGCCCGACGCGGGCTCCGACGTCGGCGCCGGGCGGACCAAGGCGATCAAGCAGGAGGACGGCTCCTGGCACATCGACGGCGTGAAGCGGTTCATCACCTCGGCCGAGGCCGACGACATGTTCGAGAACATCTTCCACCTCGTGCTCGCCCGCCCCGAGGGCGCTGGCCCGGGCACCAAGGGTCTGTCACTGTTCTTCGTGCCGAAGTTCCACTTCGACTTCGAGACAGGCGAACTCGGCGAGCGCAACGGCGTTTACGTGACCAACGTCGAGCACAAGATGGGCCTCAAGGTCTCGACCACGTGTGAGCTGACCTTCGGCCAGCACGACAAGCCCGCCAAGGGCTGGCTGGTCGGCGAGGTGCACAACGGCATCGCGCAGATGTTCGACGTCATCGAGCAGGCCCGAATGATGGTGGGCACCAAGGCCATCGCCACCCTGTCGACCGGTTACCTCAACGCGCTGGCGTACGCCAAGGAACGCGTGCAGGGCGCCGATCTGACCCAGATGACCGACAAGGCCGCGCCGCGCGTGACCATCACCCACCACCCCGACGTGCGTCGTTCGCTGATGACGCAGAAGGCCTACGCCGAGGGACTGCGCGCGCTGTACCTCTACACCTCGACGTTCCAGGACGCGGCGGTCGCCAAGGCTGTCCACGACGTG from Mycolicibacterium sp. YH-1 harbors:
- a CDS encoding dihydrodipicolinate reductase; the protein is MRRVAVWGTGNMGSTAIRSAVAFPGLELTGVITSSPDKEGKDAATFAGLDSPTGVTATTDVDAALANADAVAYMASGDIRPDDAITDIERCLRAGALVVTPSLYSLYDPRSAPQEWVDRLTAAAEEGGSTLLVSGVDPGWGNDALAVMAAGLCTRIQTIRCQEIFDYSTYDQPYAVRVSCGFGGSMDEVPMMLLPSIPTMVWGGNVRLIGRGLGMEIDEITEEVERLPLEESVDNVMGHFEKGTQGAFFLKVIGWSGGKQRVIIEHITRIDPACAPEWPQPDEGVGDHRVIIDGDPQLTILSRADVPGGTRADGGNTTAANRLLGAIEWLATQKPGIYDGLDVPLHTPLPDEVEATRWA
- a CDS encoding acyl-CoA dehydrogenase → MSHYKSNVRDQVFNLFEVFGVDKALGQGEYTDLDADTAREMINEMARLAEGPIAASFADGDRNPPIFDPATHTVKLPESFKKSVRAAIDGGWDKVGLDEELGGVPAPKALLWALNEHILGANPAVWMYAGGAGFAQIFAHNGTEEQKKWAAIAANSGWGATMVLTEPDAGSDVGAGRTKAIKQEDGSWHIDGVKRFITSAEADDMFENIFHLVLARPEGAGPGTKGLSLFFVPKFHFDFETGELGERNGVYVTNVEHKMGLKVSTTCELTFGQHDKPAKGWLVGEVHNGIAQMFDVIEQARMMVGTKAIATLSTGYLNALAYAKERVQGADLTQMTDKAAPRVTITHHPDVRRSLMTQKAYAEGLRALYLYTSTFQDAAVAKAVHDVDPELAVKVNDLLLPIVKGVGSEQAYAKLTESLQTFGGSGFLQDYPIEQYIRDAKIDSLYEGTTAIQAQDFFFRKIVRDKGVALGYVANEIEQFVKSETGNGRLKAERELLATALADVQGMAATLTGYLMDAQTNPTSIYKVGLGSVRFLMSVGDLMLGWLLAKQAAVAITALDAGVSGDDKAFYDGKVAVASFFAKNFLPQLTSTKLVLENLDTEVMELDEASF